One window of the candidate division WOR-3 bacterium genome contains the following:
- a CDS encoding helix-turn-helix domain-containing protein: MTNKTFIFNKEMAQLLRKHQKPAGLRQKELAKDFGWKKVYISYLENSKIKNPSLDTIFLYLTPCHSYWQSFLADLSAIYFKQEPPQLFQDVSENNINLIQQNPKTWPNLGKMSGWN; encoded by the coding sequence ATGACTAATAAAACTTTCATCTTTAACAAAGAAATGGCACAACTTCTTAGAAAACACCAAAAGCCTGCTGGCTTGAGACAAAAAGAACTGGCAAAAGACTTTGGGTGGAAGAAAGTCTACATTTCGTATTTAGAAAATAGTAAAATTAAAAATCCATCTTTAGACACAATTTTTCTCTATCTTACTCCCTGTCATTCATACTGGCAATCCTTTCTTGCTGATTTGTCTGCTATCTATTTTAAGCAAGAGCCTCCTCAGTTATTTCAAGATGTATCAGAAAATAACATAAATTTGATACAACAAAATCCAAAAACTTGGCCGAATCTCGGCAAAATGTCTGGATGGAATTAA